A portion of the Phycodurus eques isolate BA_2022a chromosome 3, UOR_Pequ_1.1, whole genome shotgun sequence genome contains these proteins:
- the LOC133400211 gene encoding gastrula zinc finger protein XlCGF8.2DB-like isoform X1, whose protein sequence is MKSEDNEDEPPKRSQFNQQGPSRDRCRGPLPDNRLGPLSHSDDKEEPLMRNKDSKGDNEPLKSSEKDKNLCNNETSATRKSFFTCSVCGKHFTEKAYIRHMRTHRDENCFRCSWCAKIFCHKSSVVPHMRTHTGEKPFCCPSCGKRFTLKSNMVKHMRTHTGEKPFSCSTCGKTFSRKSNMVKHMRTHTGEKPFSCSICGVRFTVKKTMAEHMKTHTGEKPFCCSICGKTFSQKRHLVKHMITHTGEKRFSCSTCGRTFSRKDKMETHLKTHTGEKPFSCSTCGKTYSRKDYLETHMRTHTGKKPFCCSICGKSYAQRASLTAHFRTHQN, encoded by the coding sequence ATGAAGAGTGAAGACAATGAAGACGAACCACCCAAGCGGTCACAGTTTAATCAGCAAGGTCCGAGCAGAGACCGCTGTAGAGGACCGCTACCAGACAACCGCTTGGGTCCACTGTCACACAGCGACGACAAGGAAGAACCTTTAATGAGGAACAAAGACTCTAAAGGTGACAACGAACCGCTCAAAAGCTCAGAAAAGGACAAAAATCTTTGCAATAATGAAACGTCGGCAACACGAAAAAGTTTTtttacctgctcagtttgtggtaagcattttactgagaaagcatatATTAGACACATGAGAACCCATAGGGATGAAAATTGCTTTCGTTGCTCATGGTGTGCTAAAATATTCTGTCACAAGTCATCCGTGGTaccacacatgagaacacacacaggagaaaaacccttctGTTGCCCAAGTTGTGGGAAAAGATTTACTCTAAAGTCAAACATGGTAAAACACATGCGAacgcacacaggagaaaaaccctttagttgctcaacttgtggtaaaacattctctcgaaagtcaaacatggtgaaacacatgaggacacacacaggagaaaaaccctttagttgctcCATCTGTGGTGTAAGATTCACTGTAAAGAAAACCATGGCagaacacatgaaaacacacacaggggaaaaacccttttgttgttcaatttgtggtaaaacattctcTCAAAAAAGACATCTGGTAAAACACATgataacacacacaggagaaaaacgcTTCAGTTGCTCGACGTGTGGTAGAACCTTCTCCAGAAAGGACAAAATGGAAACTCACTTGAAAacgcacacaggagaaaaaccctttagttgctcaACTTGTGGTAAGACTTACTCCAGAAAAGACTATTTGGAAACACACATgcgaacacacacaggaaaaaaacCGTTTTGttgctcaatttgtggtaaaAGCTATGCTCAAAGAGCCAGTTTGACTGCACACTTTCGGACACATCAAAACTGA